Proteins from one Caretta caretta isolate rCarCar2 chromosome 12, rCarCar1.hap1, whole genome shotgun sequence genomic window:
- the CSNK2A2 gene encoding casein kinase II subunit alpha' isoform X2, with protein MYELLKALDYCHSMGIMHRDVKPHNVMIDHQQKKLRLIDWGLAEFYHPAQEYNVRVASRYFKGPELLVDYQMYDYSLDMWSLGCMLASMIFRKEPFFHGQDNYDQLVRIAKVLGTDELYGYLKKYHIELDPHFNDILGQHSRKRWENFIHSENRHLVSPEVLDLLDKLLRYDHQQRLTAKEAMEHPYFYPVVKEQSQPSSENAVLSSGLTAAR; from the exons ATGTATGAGCTGCTCAAG GCCCTGGATTACTGTCACAGCATGGGGATCATGCACAGGGATGTCAAACCCCACAACGTCATGATAGACCACCAACAGAAAAAG TTGCGGCTCATAGACTGGGGTTTGGCAGAGTTCTACCATCCAGCTCAGGAATACAATGTCCGCGTGGCCTCGAGGTACTTCAAAGGACCGGAGCTCCTTGTGGACTACCAA ATGTACGACTATAGCTTAGACATGTGGAGTTTAGGCTGCATGCTGGCCAGCATGATCTTCCGAAAGGAGCCCTTCTTCCATGGCCAGGACAACTATGACCAG CTGGTTCGCATTGCTAAGGTTCTGGGCACAGATGAACTGTATGGGTATCTGAAGAAGTACCACATAGAACTGGATCCGCACTTCAATGATATCCTGGGACA GCATTCGCGAAAACGCTGGGAGAACTTCATCCATAGCGAGAACAGACACCTGGTCAGTCCTGAAGTCCTGGACCTTCTGGACAAACTTCTGCGATATGACCATCAACAGAGACTGACTGCCAAAGAGGCCATGGAGCATCCATATTTCT ACCCAGTGGTGAAGGAGCagtcccagcccagctcagaaAATGCTGTGCTCTCCAGTGGCCTGACAGCAGCGCGATGA